One Mycolicibacter sp. MU0083 DNA window includes the following coding sequences:
- a CDS encoding ester cyclase: MTDRYAIPSAEVLRAREKLVLDHFHDEVRQDWDDVLATFPHPHYEIIPTLTVHDGDDEVRGYYRDTRVAFPDQDHEIIALRHSADAVIVEFWLLGTHLGPLGTIPPTGARHRTRMSAYFVFDENENLVSERIYFDSLTMLKQLLGGVNLRDPRNWPLVLRGLRGLLAMSGQPDPRLLNTPPADL, translated from the coding sequence ATGACCGACCGCTACGCCATCCCGTCCGCCGAGGTGCTGCGCGCCCGCGAAAAGCTCGTCCTGGACCACTTTCACGACGAGGTGCGGCAGGACTGGGACGACGTGCTGGCCACGTTTCCGCATCCGCACTACGAGATCATCCCGACGCTGACCGTCCACGACGGCGACGACGAGGTGCGCGGCTACTACCGCGACACCCGGGTGGCCTTCCCCGATCAAGACCACGAGATCATCGCGCTGCGCCACAGCGCCGATGCGGTGATCGTCGAATTCTGGTTACTGGGGACACATCTGGGCCCGTTGGGCACCATCCCGCCGACCGGTGCGCGGCACCGGACCCGGATGTCGGCGTACTTCGTCTTCGACGAGAACGAGAACCTGGTCAGCGAGCGGATCTACTTCGACAGCCTCACCATGCTCAAGCAGCTACTGGGCGGGGTGAACCTGCGCGACCCGCGCAACTGGCCGCTGGTGCTCCGCGGGCTGCGCGGGCTGCTCGCGATGTCCGGCCAACCCGATCCGCGTCTGCTCAACACCCCGCCGGCCGACCTCTAA
- a CDS encoding MBL fold metallo-hydrolase has translation MKIHHLSCGTMRPLGAPDGLICHVLLIETPGGLVLVDSGLGLRDCATPGPRFGPARFLIRPAFDPNEAAINQVRELGFDPTDVRHIVLTHFDADHVGGAADFPWARVHLTGAEAAAAQHPRTLTEKQRYLPACRDHGPLLVEHSAAEAESWRGFPGAKELTEIAEGIVLIDLAGHSRGHAAVAVDAGDRWILHAGDSFYHRGEIGGAGRTPGALTLMERITAYDWKKVRGNQRRLAELQESGAPDLLIVNAHDPHLYRQAVSQAADAD, from the coding sequence ATGAAGATCCACCATCTCAGCTGCGGCACCATGCGGCCGCTGGGCGCCCCGGATGGGCTGATCTGTCACGTCCTGCTCATCGAGACGCCGGGCGGTCTGGTCCTGGTCGATTCCGGGCTCGGATTACGTGACTGCGCGACACCGGGGCCGAGATTCGGGCCGGCGCGGTTCCTGATCCGCCCGGCCTTCGACCCGAATGAGGCCGCGATCAACCAGGTTCGGGAACTGGGCTTCGACCCCACCGACGTCCGCCACATCGTGTTGACCCACTTCGACGCCGACCACGTCGGCGGTGCCGCGGACTTTCCCTGGGCGCGTGTTCACCTCACCGGCGCCGAGGCCGCCGCCGCACAGCATCCGCGAACGCTCACCGAAAAGCAGCGCTATCTGCCGGCCTGTCGCGACCACGGCCCACTGCTGGTGGAGCACTCCGCAGCCGAGGCCGAGAGCTGGCGAGGCTTTCCCGGGGCCAAAGAACTTACGGAGATCGCCGAGGGCATCGTGCTGATCGACCTGGCCGGTCACAGTCGCGGCCATGCGGCGGTCGCCGTCGACGCCGGGGACCGCTGGATCCTGCACGCCGGTGACTCCTTCTACCACCGCGGCGAGATCGGCGGCGCCGGTCGGACACCCGGGGCGCTCACGCTGATGGAGCGCATCACCGCCTACGACTGGAAGAAGGTCCGAGGCAATCAGCGCAGGCTGGCCGAACTGCAGGAATCAGGCGCGCCGGACCTGCTGATCGTCAACGCGCACGACCCGCATCTTTATCGTCAGGCCGTATCGCAGGCGGCCGACGCGGACTAA
- a CDS encoding DUF2652 domain-containing protein has product MAIRRAVLVIADIGGYTAYMNWNRGELLCAQTAVATLLESVIDAAKGMKLAKLEGDAAFFWAPDGDARTLVGERLARMHRAFLDRQAQLDTGNQCDCGSCGQVASLSLKFVAHQGEVAEQKVKRRTELAGVDVILVHRMLKNQVPVAEYVLMTDAVAQCLDDPVRQDCTELIHEFEGLGSLPTYYLGLDRSVVQPQAALGLADRMKLRWSRLPFVIGVKEPCEGFRSVGRGAPELSRG; this is encoded by the coding sequence ATGGCCATCCGGCGCGCAGTGCTCGTCATCGCCGACATCGGCGGGTACACCGCCTACATGAACTGGAATCGCGGCGAACTGTTGTGTGCCCAGACGGCGGTCGCCACACTGCTGGAGTCGGTCATCGATGCGGCCAAGGGCATGAAGCTGGCGAAGCTGGAGGGCGATGCCGCCTTCTTCTGGGCGCCCGACGGAGATGCCCGAACACTGGTGGGTGAGCGGCTGGCGCGGATGCATCGGGCCTTCCTCGATCGCCAGGCGCAGCTCGACACCGGCAACCAATGCGACTGCGGGAGCTGCGGGCAGGTGGCGAGCCTGTCGCTGAAGTTCGTCGCGCATCAGGGCGAGGTGGCCGAGCAGAAGGTCAAGCGGCGTACCGAGTTGGCCGGCGTCGACGTCATCCTGGTGCATCGGATGCTGAAAAACCAAGTGCCGGTAGCAGAATATGTGCTGATGACGGACGCCGTCGCGCAGTGCCTCGACGATCCGGTCCGTCAGGACTGCACCGAGCTGATCCATGAGTTCGAGGGTCTGGGATCGCTGCCCACCTACTACCTGGGGCTGGATCGCTCGGTGGTGCAACCACAGGCTGCACTGGGGCTGGCAGACCGAATGAAACTGCGGTGGAGCAGATTGCCGTTCGTGATCGGGGTGAAGGAACCCTGCGAGGGATTCCGCAGTGTGGGCCGCGGTGCTCCCGAACTCTCGAGGGGCTGA
- a CDS encoding cutinase family protein, protein MSTAPVVLPAGTPGAAAPAGAACPDVEVVFARGRLEPAGAGAVGNAFVSALRSRTSKYVSLYAVNYPADNQVDQGANDMSAHIQKTINGCPNTRIVVGGYSLGAAVSDIVLAVPFQVWSFNNPLPPGADEHIAAVALFGNGSQWVGPITAFNPTYSDRTIEQCHGADPICNPAHPDTWEENWPQHLASAYISSGMVNQAADFVAGKL, encoded by the coding sequence ATGTCGACCGCCCCCGTCGTGCTTCCCGCGGGGACACCCGGGGCCGCCGCACCCGCAGGCGCGGCCTGCCCCGACGTCGAAGTGGTGTTCGCCCGTGGACGTCTGGAACCGGCCGGCGCCGGCGCGGTCGGCAATGCGTTCGTCAGCGCGCTGCGGTCGCGAACCTCGAAATACGTCAGCCTGTACGCGGTGAACTACCCCGCCGACAACCAGGTGGACCAGGGCGCCAACGACATGAGCGCCCACATCCAGAAGACCATCAACGGTTGTCCGAACACCCGCATCGTGGTGGGTGGCTACTCCCTGGGGGCCGCGGTCAGCGACATCGTCCTGGCGGTGCCCTTCCAGGTATGGAGCTTCAACAATCCCCTGCCGCCGGGCGCCGACGAGCACATCGCCGCGGTCGCGCTGTTCGGCAACGGCAGTCAATGGGTCGGTCCCATCACGGCATTCAATCCGACCTATAGCGATCGGACCATCGAGCAGTGCCACGGCGCCGATCCCATCTGCAACCCCGCTCACCCGGACACCTGGGAGGAGAACTGGCCGCAGCACCTGGCCAGTGCCTACATCTCGTCGGGAATGGTGAACCAGGCGGCCGACTTCGTCGCCGGAAAGCTGTAG
- a CDS encoding TetR/AcrR family transcriptional regulator, which translates to MAQPETRRTNKRGQATREAMLDAAVRSLATGDPGAVSASRIAKESGATWGAVQYQFGDVDGFWAAVLHRTAERRDAAMTAFGSVKSEAPLRERVAAIIDTLYDGLAAPDSRAIENLRAALPRDPRELERLYPRTAAELHSWGKSWLMTCHAAFADLGVDPQRLREVAALIPGAMRGLVSERQLGSYADLDEARRGLTNALAGYLEGSRGS; encoded by the coding sequence ATGGCTCAACCGGAGACGCGGCGCACCAACAAGCGGGGGCAGGCGACCCGCGAGGCGATGCTGGATGCCGCCGTGCGCTCGCTGGCCACCGGCGACCCCGGTGCGGTCTCGGCCAGCCGGATCGCCAAGGAGAGCGGTGCCACCTGGGGGGCGGTGCAGTACCAGTTCGGCGACGTCGACGGATTCTGGGCCGCGGTACTACACCGCACCGCCGAACGCCGCGACGCCGCGATGACGGCGTTCGGCAGCGTGAAATCCGAAGCGCCGCTGCGGGAACGCGTCGCGGCGATCATCGACACCCTCTATGACGGGCTGGCGGCACCGGATTCCCGCGCGATCGAGAACCTGCGGGCCGCGCTCCCCCGGGATCCCCGGGAACTGGAACGCCTGTATCCGCGCACCGCAGCGGAACTGCATTCCTGGGGCAAGAGCTGGCTGATGACCTGCCACGCGGCCTTCGCCGATCTTGGCGTCGACCCCCAGCGACTGCGCGAGGTCGCCGCCCTGATCCCCGGCGCGATGCGCGGTCTGGTCTCCGAGCGCCAACTCGGTTCCTATGCCGACCTCGACGAGGCCCGTCGCGGACTCACCAATGCGCTGGCGGGTTACCTCGAAGGCTCCCGGGGCAGCTGA
- a CDS encoding Rieske 2Fe-2S domain-containing protein, with protein sequence MAKPPLSMNPTGWFQVAWSNEIGIGDVHTMKYFGREMIAWRAESGHLTVMNAYCEHLGAHLGYGGTVCGEVLQCPFHGWQWNSQGRNVCIPYQDKPNRGRRITTYPVVERNESVYIWNDAHGREPFFDPPDVFADFDDRTAADYYPQQRLFRQGLELHPQYVLENGVDFAHFKYVHKTPIVPVFTRHDFAEPVSYVDFTITFEGDDGQKIEDVNSGVNAINGGLGIAVTRSWGMIDNRTISAITPVDDSTSDVRFMVYIGRSPSGDPERAAARGADFGREVIRQFEQDIHIWSHQRYSDPPALATAEYEGFTAIRQWAKQFYPDGIGGSAAEVAELTAQKGSTA encoded by the coding sequence ATGGCCAAACCGCCGTTGTCGATGAACCCGACAGGCTGGTTTCAAGTCGCCTGGTCGAACGAGATCGGCATCGGTGACGTCCACACGATGAAGTACTTCGGCCGGGAGATGATCGCCTGGCGGGCCGAGTCCGGCCACCTCACCGTGATGAACGCCTACTGCGAACACCTCGGCGCACACCTGGGTTACGGCGGCACCGTCTGCGGCGAGGTCCTGCAGTGCCCGTTCCACGGGTGGCAGTGGAACTCCCAGGGGCGCAACGTCTGCATTCCCTACCAGGACAAGCCCAACCGCGGTCGGCGCATCACCACCTATCCGGTCGTCGAACGAAACGAATCGGTCTACATCTGGAACGATGCGCACGGGCGCGAGCCGTTCTTCGACCCGCCGGACGTCTTCGCCGACTTCGACGACCGCACGGCCGCGGACTACTACCCGCAGCAGCGGCTGTTCCGGCAAGGGCTGGAGCTACACCCGCAGTACGTCCTGGAGAACGGCGTGGACTTCGCCCACTTCAAGTACGTACACAAGACCCCGATCGTGCCCGTCTTCACCCGACACGACTTCGCCGAGCCGGTCTCCTACGTCGACTTCACCATCACCTTCGAGGGCGACGACGGGCAGAAGATCGAAGACGTCAACAGCGGCGTGAACGCCATCAACGGCGGCTTGGGCATCGCGGTGACCAGGAGCTGGGGCATGATCGACAACCGCACCATCTCGGCGATCACACCGGTCGACGACTCCACCTCCGACGTCCGCTTCATGGTCTACATCGGCCGTTCACCGTCCGGCGACCCGGAACGCGCCGCAGCGCGCGGCGCCGACTTCGGCCGCGAGGTGATCCGCCAGTTCGAGCAGGACATCCACATCTGGTCGCATCAGCGCTACTCGGACCCGCCGGCCCTGGCGACCGCCGAATACGAGGGCTTCACCGCGATTCGCCAGTGGGCCAAACAGTTCTATCCCGACGGCATCGGCGGCAGCGCCGCCGAGGTCGCCGAACTCACCGCCCAGAAAGGTTCCACCGCATGA
- a CDS encoding dihydrodipicolinate reductase encodes MNAAAPVRVFQVATGNVGTEMIRRFAARDDLELVGVHCYSPDKIGKDTGELAGIAPNGVIATGSVDEIIAAKPDVLTFHGVFPDEDLYVTILEAGINIVTTADWITGWHRDTNHPHPSGKPVTQLLAEACEKGGATFYGTGMNPGLNQILGVVCSADVAEIENITTIESVDVSCHHSKDTWIEVGYGQSVDDPEIPAKLEKFTRVFADSVLMMADCFDLTLDEVTFDYELGACTRDVDLGWYTLPKGSLGGSYIKYQGMVDGVPRVETHLEWQMTPFTQPNWNIKGCYITRVTGDPCVYNKHMIFPKPGIDLSDPDNFASIGMTVTGLPALNAIKSVVAAPPGLLTSADLPLRGFAGRFRK; translated from the coding sequence ATGAACGCAGCTGCTCCCGTCCGTGTCTTCCAGGTCGCCACCGGCAACGTCGGGACCGAGATGATCCGTCGGTTCGCCGCCAGGGATGACCTGGAACTGGTGGGCGTGCACTGCTATTCGCCCGACAAGATCGGGAAGGACACCGGAGAACTGGCCGGGATCGCCCCCAACGGCGTGATCGCGACCGGCAGCGTCGACGAGATCATCGCCGCCAAACCCGACGTCCTGACCTTTCACGGCGTCTTCCCCGACGAGGACCTCTACGTCACGATCCTGGAAGCGGGCATCAACATCGTCACCACCGCCGACTGGATCACCGGCTGGCACCGCGACACCAACCACCCGCACCCGTCGGGTAAACCGGTGACCCAACTGTTGGCGGAGGCCTGCGAGAAGGGCGGCGCGACCTTCTACGGAACCGGGATGAACCCGGGGCTCAACCAGATTCTGGGCGTGGTGTGTTCGGCCGACGTCGCCGAGATCGAGAACATCACCACCATCGAATCGGTCGACGTGTCGTGCCACCACTCCAAGGACACCTGGATCGAGGTCGGCTACGGCCAGTCGGTGGACGATCCGGAGATCCCGGCCAAGCTGGAGAAGTTCACCCGGGTCTTCGCCGACAGCGTGCTGATGATGGCCGACTGCTTCGACCTGACTCTCGACGAGGTGACGTTCGACTACGAACTGGGTGCGTGCACCAGGGATGTCGACCTGGGCTGGTACACCCTGCCCAAGGGTTCGTTGGGCGGCAGCTACATCAAGTACCAGGGCATGGTGGACGGCGTCCCGCGCGTCGAGACGCACCTGGAGTGGCAGATGACCCCGTTCACCCAACCGAACTGGAACATCAAGGGCTGCTACATCACCCGGGTCACCGGTGACCCGTGCGTCTACAACAAGCACATGATCTTCCCCAAGCCCGGCATCGACCTGTCCGACCCGGACAACTTCGCCTCCATCGGCATGACCGTGACCGGGCTCCCGGCCCTCAACGCGATCAAGTCGGTGGTGGCGGCACCGCCCGGCCTGTTGACCAGTGCCGACCTGCCGCTGCGCGGATTCGCCGGGCGTTTCCGGAAGTGA